The following proteins are encoded in a genomic region of Amia ocellicauda isolate fAmiCal2 chromosome 6, fAmiCal2.hap1, whole genome shotgun sequence:
- the LOC136751673 gene encoding uncharacterized protein LOC136751673, giving the protein MFTHHKHHTSGLCPHCDDGSLPFLHDTFSPIYCVTFCDDSVQTEDVVQPSLFAAAQPGDSVTLECYINSETFSYVSWFKQSIGQRPHPIAVIYARLSDAMFLDEFKDNPRFKVYKEDTHFNLTISRTETSDTATYYCGKSYINVVHFGSGTFLLVTGKVTFIFLLSSESTSRRVEQQPASVPVQPGDSVTLQCTIHTETCAGEHSVHWFRHGSGEALPGLIYTHGNRSDPCESSSEPGLPAQGCVYELPKRNLRSSDAGTYYCAVATCGQILFGNGTRLDIAATFLFVWFHVQNTSNHSLPHSPLRIPEYFGEETLTSPPVLEGFFNHNHVFALPLMALFCRHPTHACLTTSTTHAIGSPVPMPRGPETRQSPHHHSTADWTDKQSRDTDMLNYAALSFTGSRTKPERKRREMNRQVVYADVRCQQRD; this is encoded by the exons ACTCGGTTCAGACTGAAGACGTTGTCCAGCCCAGTCTGTTTGCAGCAGCGCAGCCCGGAGACTCTGTGACTCTGGAGTGCTACATTAACTCAGAAACATTTTCTTATGTGTCTTGGTTCAAGCAGAGCATTGGACAGAGACCTCATCCCATTGCAGTAATTTATGCTCGTCTATCGGATGCTATGTTTTTGGACGAGTTTAAAGACAATCCCCGCTTCAAGGTGTATAAAGAAGACACACACTTTAACCTCACTATTTCAAGGACAGAGACGTCAGATACAGCGACATATTACTGTGGAAAATCTTACATAAATGTTGTGCACTTTGGAAGTGGAACCTTTCTCCTGGTGACGGGTAAAgtcacatttatatttctgttgA GCTCCGAGTCCACCAgcaggagagtggagcagcagccggcgtctgtccctgtccagccaggagacagtgtgactctgcagtgtacaatacacactgagacctgtgcaggagagcacagtgttcattggttcaggcatggctcaggagaagcccttccaggactcatttacacccatgggaacaggagtgatccgtgtgagagtagctctgagcctgggcttcctgcacagggctgtgtctatgagctccccaagaggaacctccgctcctctgacgctgggacttactactgtgctgtggccacatgtgggcagatCCTGTTTGGCAATGGGACACGGCTGGACATTGCAG cgacttttctctttgtctggttccacgtgcaaaacacgtcgaaccactctctcccccacagtcctttgcgCATCCCAGAATACTTTGGGGAGGAAACGTTGACATCACCCCCAGTGCTTG agggtttcttcaaccacaaccacgtctttgccttgcccttgaTGGCCTTGTTCTGCCGGcacccgacccacgcctgtctgaccacctctaccacgcacgcaattgggtcccctgttcccatgcCCCGCG GACCTGAGACTCGGCAATCCCCCCATCACCACAGCACTGCTGACTGGACAGATAAACAG AGTCGGGACACAGACATGTTGAATTATGCTGCCTTGAGCTTCACTGGCAGCAGGACGAAGCccgagaggaagaggagggagatGAACAGACAGGTTGTGTATGCTGATGTCAGATGTCAACAACGGGActga
- the LOC136750726 gene encoding uncharacterized protein LOC136750726, translated as MIRLCVTLLLFCKVYVNEGTVRSTVLRTAQLGDSVTLLCDLQGSYLIWFKQTTAQTPRSIATSYNYLPEITLFNEFKTDARFTVKRDEEGFNLTIARTEPSDEATYFCGILRTNHVHFGNGTYLTLKGSKSVSRRVEQQPASVPVQSGDSVTLQCTIYTEPCAGEHSVHWFRHGSGEALPGLIYTHGNRSDPCESSSEPGLPAQGCVYELPKRNLCSSDAGTYYCAVATCGQILFGNGTRMDIAESSLMLHPMFLVLLVSNCVCVLVIAVLVCTRRRHCGRGAGQSPTHTHNTQEDVYLIANVSVLFADTSLNLGSTP; from the exons ATGATCAGACTCTGTGTGACGCTCCTGCTTTTCTGCAAAGTGT ATGTGAATGAGGGCACCGTCAGGTCCACTGTGCTCAGGACAGCCCAGCTGGGAGACTCGGTGACTCTGCTGTGTGACTTACAGGGGTCTTACTTGATCTGGTTCAAGCAGACCACTGCTCAGACACCCCGGAGCATAGCAACATCATACAACTACTTACCAGAGATCACATTGTTTAACGAGTTCAAGACTGACGCCCGCTTCACTGTGAAGAGGGACGAAGAAGGTTTTAACCTCACTATCGCCAGAACAGAGCCATCGGATGAAGCAACGTACTTCTGTGGAATATTGAGAACTAACCATGTGCATTTCGGCAACGGAACCTATTTAACGCTAAAGG GCTCCAAgtccgtcagcaggagagtggagcagcagccGGCGTCTGTCCCTGTCCAGTCAGGAGAcagtgtgactctgcagtgtacaatatACACTGAGCCAtgtgcaggagagcacagtgttcattggttcaggcatggctcaggagaagcccttccaggactcatttacacccatgggaacaggagtgatccgtgtgagagcagctctgagcctgggcttcctgcacagggctgtgtctatgagctccccaagaggaacctctgctcctctgacgctgggacttactactgtgctgtggccacatgtgggcagatCCTGTTTGGCAACGGGACACGGATGGACATTGCAG AGTCCAGTCTAATGCTTCACCCAATGTTCCTGGTGCTGCTGGTGtccaactgtgtgtgtgtgctggtgatCGCTGTGCTTGTGTGCACCAGGAGGAGGCATTGTGGGCGTGGTGCAGGTCagtcacccacacacacacacaatactcaGGAGGATGTGTATCTTATTGCAAATGTGTCTGTCCTCTTTGCAGACACAAGTTTGAATCTTGGCTCTACTCCATAG